From the Lolium rigidum isolate FL_2022 chromosome 2, APGP_CSIRO_Lrig_0.1, whole genome shotgun sequence genome, one window contains:
- the LOC124688752 gene encoding elongation of fatty acids protein 3-like, producing MAAAAAVGDVARYWLAEHPAIVGFRWSPSGGLWFSTWAFLLGFLAAYIPLCLCIDALLAAFRRKRPLPLGPLPPAHALLMAAVSAAIFTGTLLSAVAEIRDTRWSWRGRSRTTPLRWLLCFPPGTRSSGRVFFWSYAYYLSRYLHALRGLLAVLQRRRGAAARVCAHAAAVAMAFLWLEFSQSFQVLAILASTLAHAVAFGFRFWVGAGLPAARAARGAPVALACQLGLLGCNLACHAGFVWMHFGGAVAGGCSGIGAWGFNTLLNAALLWVFLHCYGKRGVCDDDGGATAAGIKKAL from the coding sequence atggccgccgccgccgccgtcggcgacgTCGCCAGGTACTGGCTGGCGGAGCACCCGGCGATCGTCGGCTTCCGGTGGAGCCCCTCGGGCGGGCTGTGGTTCTCCACCTGGgccttcctcctcggcttcctcgccGCCTACATCCCGCTCTGCCTCTGCATCGACGCCCTCCTCGCCGCCTTCCGCCGCAAACGCCCCCTCCCGCTCGGCCCCCTGCCCCCGGCGCACGCGCTCCTCATGGCCGCCGTGtccgccgccatcttcaccgGCACGCTCCTCTCGGCGGTCGCCGAGATACGGGACACGCGCTGgtcctggcgcggccggagccgcaCCACGCCGCTCCGGTGGCTCCTCTGCTTCCCGCCGGGCACGCGCTCGTCCGGCCGCGTCTTCTTCTGGTCCTACGCCTACTACCTCTCCCGCTACCTCCACGCCCTGCGCGGCCTGCTCGCCGTGCTCCAGCGCCGGCGCGGCGCCGCGGCGCGCGTCTGCGCGCACGCCGCGGCCGTCGCCATGGCCTTCCTCTGGCTCGAGTTCTCGCAGTCCTTCCAGGTGCTGGCCATCCTCGCCTCCACGCTCGCCCACGCCGTCGCCTTCGGGTTCCGGTTCTGGGTCGGCGCCGGGCTgccggccgcgcgcgccgccagGGGCGCGCCCGTCGCGCTGGCCTGCCAGCTGGGGCTGCTCGGGTGCAACCTGGCCTGCCACGCCGGGTTCGTGTGGATGCACTTCGGCGGGGCGGTCGCCGGCGGGTGCAGCGGCATCGGGGCCTGGGGGTTCAACACGCTGCTCAACGCCGCGCTGCTCTGGGTCTTCCTGCATTGCTACGGCAAGCGCGGCGTCTGCGACGACGACGGGGGAGCCACCGCCGCCGGAATCAAGAAGGCGCTGTGA